From the Tribolium castaneum strain GA2 chromosome 2, icTriCast1.1, whole genome shotgun sequence genome, one window contains:
- the LOC661479 gene encoding mitochondrial transcription rescue factor 1: MFTVFRRKVPENIFRLVLNQTLPKNYATITCSYKIPSLIPINVGHNLQALRYKSKKSQKQPPKPAVSESETETESTFEDQVVDKNTKIMQIRVKSLRIDGVLKSGLGIARNKIETLFYESKIRVNGEKLLKKSESVQEGDEIDVIKGPSPTNPDFLNVARVEVLAVTETNPEHITLKIRRCKNLTVENYEQ, from the coding sequence ATGTTCACAGTTTTTAGGCGAAAAGTACCTGAAAACATATTCAGGCTTGTCCTGAACCAAACCCTACCGAAAAATTACGCCACTATCACTTGTTCCTATAAAATTCCCTCCTTAATTCCCATCAATGTGGGACATAACCTGCAAGCTCTCCGGTACAAAAGCAAGAAAAGCCAAAAACAGCCCCCCAAGCCCGCTGTATCGGAGTCAGAGACGGAAACAGAGAGCACGTTTGAGGACCAAGTCGTCgacaaaaacaccaaaatcatgCAAATCCGCGTTAAATCGTTACGGATAGACGGAGTCCTAAAATCCGGCCTTGGTATCGcacgaaataaaattgaaacgcTCTTTTACGAGAGCAAAATACGGGTTAACGGCGAAAAGTTGCTCAAGAAGAGTGAATCAGTCCAGGAGGGCGACGAAATAGACGTCATCAAGGGGCCAAGCCCCACAAAccccgattttttaaatgtggcAAGAGTCGAGGTTCTGGCGGTCACGGAAACGAACCCCGAACAcatcactttaaaaattcgGCGATGCAAAAACCTAACTGTAGAAAACTACGAGCAGTGA